A genome region from Geobacter pickeringii includes the following:
- a CDS encoding DUF503 domain-containing protein — protein sequence MFVHSLTIHLFLPSHSLKGKRGIVKSILARVRNGFNVSAAEVDLQDVHGEALLGFAVVTPSRAAGRHLLERVEEWIAEERPDVEIAAAEIEER from the coding sequence ATGTTCGTCCACTCCCTCACCATCCACCTCTTTCTCCCCAGCCACTCCCTCAAGGGAAAGCGGGGGATCGTCAAGAGCATTCTCGCCCGGGTCCGGAACGGCTTCAACGTCTCCGCCGCCGAAGTGGACCTTCAGGATGTCCATGGCGAGGCGCTCCTCGGCTTTGCCGTCGTGACTCCGTCCCGCGCCGCCGGCCGCCATCTCCTGGAGCGTGTCGAGGAGTGGATCGCCGAAGAGCGCCCCGATGTGGAGATTGCCGCCGCCGAGATCGAGGAGCGGTAA
- a CDS encoding efflux RND transporter periplasmic adaptor subunit has product MSNEDLGKLKIDKQAVSRPPHRRRPMVWIGAAAVVLMVILWASGLLSPAVTIDTGTVTQVYPSQTFTTLNASGYVVAQRKAAVAAKITGRLEWLGVEEGSRVKRGDVLARLENQDSVAARDQAAATVRNATAGLDQARAEVVDATLAYDRQKQLLKEGIVAKADYDAAEARYRKARAAVAGAEASIRAAAAALKGAEVNVEYALIRAPFDAVVLTKNADVGDIVTPIGAAANAKAAVVTIADLGSLQAEADVSESNLEKVKVGQPCEIQLDALPESRFRGVVHMVVPTADRSKATVLVKVRFTDGDSRILPEMSAKVAFLERPVAAGEEKPRTAVTPAAVVERGGKKVVYLVKGNRVAETPVTVGARLGDMIEIVRGVKPGDRIALKPLDKLKDGTKVTVAEK; this is encoded by the coding sequence ATGTCCAATGAAGATCTGGGAAAGCTGAAGATCGACAAACAGGCCGTTTCCCGCCCCCCCCACCGCCGACGGCCCATGGTCTGGATTGGCGCAGCGGCGGTGGTGCTGATGGTCATTCTGTGGGCCAGCGGGCTCCTCTCACCCGCCGTGACCATCGATACGGGAACGGTGACCCAGGTCTATCCGTCCCAAACCTTCACCACCCTCAACGCCAGCGGCTACGTCGTGGCCCAGCGGAAGGCGGCGGTGGCGGCGAAAATCACCGGCCGCCTCGAGTGGCTTGGCGTCGAGGAGGGGAGCCGGGTGAAGCGGGGGGACGTGCTTGCGCGGCTCGAGAACCAGGATTCCGTGGCGGCGCGTGACCAGGCCGCGGCCACCGTCCGCAATGCCACGGCCGGCCTCGACCAGGCCCGGGCGGAGGTTGTTGACGCCACCCTGGCCTACGACCGCCAGAAGCAGCTCCTGAAGGAGGGGATCGTGGCGAAGGCCGACTACGATGCCGCCGAAGCCCGCTACCGGAAGGCCCGGGCGGCGGTGGCCGGCGCGGAGGCATCCATCCGGGCCGCTGCGGCGGCCCTCAAGGGGGCCGAGGTGAACGTGGAGTACGCCCTGATCCGCGCCCCCTTCGACGCCGTGGTCCTCACCAAGAACGCCGACGTCGGCGACATCGTCACCCCCATCGGCGCCGCGGCCAACGCCAAGGCGGCGGTCGTCACCATTGCCGACCTCGGCTCCCTCCAGGCGGAGGCCGACGTCTCCGAGTCGAATCTGGAGAAGGTGAAGGTCGGCCAGCCGTGCGAGATCCAGCTCGACGCCCTTCCGGAGTCGCGTTTCCGGGGAGTGGTCCATATGGTGGTCCCCACCGCCGACCGCTCCAAGGCCACCGTCCTCGTCAAGGTCCGCTTTACCGACGGCGATTCCCGGATCCTCCCGGAGATGAGCGCCAAGGTGGCGTTTCTGGAACGGCCGGTGGCGGCGGGGGAGGAGAAACCCCGGACGGCGGTTACCCCGGCCGCGGTGGTGGAGCGTGGCGGGAAGAAGGTGGTCTACCTCGTGAAGGGAAACCGCGTCGCAGAGACCCCCGTGACCGTCGGCGCCCGGCTCGGCGACATGATCGAGATCGTCCGCGGCGTGAAGCCGGGCGACCGGATCGCGCTCAAGCCTCTCGACAAGCTGAAGGACGGGACCAAGGTCACCGTGGCGGAGAAGTAG
- a CDS encoding DJ-1/PfpI family protein, whose amino-acid sequence MTTPSWSFRGGKAPAAIRKEKAALDICRHFFCHDKPVAAICHGPQTLITAGLLKGRRATCYQSVATEMKEAGALYEDSEVVVDGNLVTSRHPADIPAFCREMMKKLKG is encoded by the coding sequence ATGACTACACCGTCCTGGTCCTTCCGGGGGGGGAAGGCTCCCGCCGCCATCCGGAAGGAGAAAGCAGCCCTCGACATCTGCCGGCATTTCTTTTGTCACGACAAGCCGGTGGCCGCCATCTGCCACGGTCCCCAGACCCTCATCACCGCCGGGCTCCTGAAGGGGCGCCGGGCCACCTGCTACCAGTCGGTGGCCACGGAGATGAAGGAGGCCGGGGCGCTCTACGAGGACAGCGAGGTGGTGGTGGACGGAAACCTTGTTACCTCCCGTCACCCTGCCGACATTCCGGCCTTCTGCCGCGAGATGATGAAGAAACTCAAGGGGTGA
- a CDS encoding superoxide dismutase, whose product MAYEAKDYAKLIGMEGFSEALLKNHFTLYQGYVTNTNKVLDILGQMLVEGKTATSEYAELKRRLGWEFNGMRLHEYYFENLGGTGGVAQAGKLAATLAADFGSVEAWEKDFRATGAMRGIGWAVLYQDSATGKLINFWINEHDVAHPAGCTPILIMDVFEHAFMLDYGLKRADYIEAFFKNVDWKAAEARLK is encoded by the coding sequence ATGGCTTACGAAGCAAAGGATTATGCGAAACTGATCGGTATGGAGGGGTTCAGCGAGGCGCTCCTGAAAAATCATTTCACCCTGTATCAGGGATACGTGACCAACACCAACAAGGTGCTCGACATCCTGGGGCAGATGCTTGTCGAGGGGAAAACAGCCACCTCGGAGTACGCGGAGCTCAAGCGCCGCCTCGGGTGGGAGTTCAACGGCATGCGGCTCCACGAATACTACTTCGAGAACCTGGGAGGGACGGGGGGCGTCGCCCAGGCCGGGAAGCTGGCCGCCACGCTCGCCGCCGACTTCGGCAGCGTTGAGGCGTGGGAGAAGGATTTCAGGGCGACCGGCGCCATGCGCGGCATCGGCTGGGCGGTGCTCTATCAGGATTCGGCCACCGGCAAGCTCATTAACTTCTGGATCAACGAGCACGACGTGGCCCACCCGGCCGGCTGCACCCCGATCCTCATCATGGACGTCTTCGAGCATGCCTTCATGCTCGACTACGGGCTCAAGCGGGCCGACTACATCGAGGCGTTTTTCAAAAACGTCGACTGGAAGGCCGCCGAGGCCCGGCTGAAGTAA
- a CDS encoding cupredoxin domain-containing protein codes for MKRIVMFAAALFVLAALPALGDEGGEKPGQTTFRAPVDADGVQRVELVGGDYFFRPNRIIVRVNVPVELRVRKETVLVPHDLVVNAPEAGIDFKIDLEREPAVIRFTPTKAGSYPMYCDKKLLFFPSHREKGMEGVIEVVE; via the coding sequence ATGAAACGGATCGTCATGTTTGCGGCGGCACTTTTCGTCCTTGCCGCCCTGCCGGCTCTGGGGGACGAAGGGGGCGAAAAGCCCGGGCAGACCACCTTCCGGGCCCCGGTGGACGCTGACGGGGTGCAGCGGGTGGAACTCGTGGGAGGCGATTACTTCTTCCGGCCGAACCGCATCATCGTCAGGGTGAATGTCCCGGTGGAGCTGCGGGTACGAAAAGAAACGGTACTGGTTCCCCACGATCTGGTGGTCAATGCCCCGGAGGCGGGGATCGACTTCAAGATCGACCTCGAGCGGGAGCCGGCGGTGATCCGGTTCACCCCGACGAAAGCCGGCAGCTATCCCATGTACTGCGACAAGAAACTCCTCTTCTTTCCCAGCCACCGCGAGAAAGGGATGGAGGGGGTGATCGAGGTGGTGGAGTAG